The genomic region CGAGCAGGAACGCCTGATGGACGAGGTGATGGACGAGACCTTCGGCCTCGGCCCGCTCGAGACGCTGCTGAAGGACTCGGCCATCAGCGACATCCTCGTCAACCGATTTGACCGCATCTACGTCGAGAAGAAGGGCCGCCTGGAAGAGGTGGAGACCCGTTTCCGCGACAACGCGCACCTTCGGCAGATCATCGACCGCATCGTCGCCCAGGTGGGGCGCCGCGTCGATGAGACGAGCCCGATGGTCGATGCGCGCCTACCGGACGGCAGCCGTGTCAACGCGATCATTCCCCCGCTGGCGCTCGACGGCCCCGCGATGAGCATTCGCCGGTTCGGTTCGAAGCCGCTGCAACTGGAAGACCTCATCCGCCACGGCGCCTTCCCCGCCGCCGTCATGGATTTCCTCAGCGCCGCCGTGCAGGCCCGCTGCAACGTGCTCATTAGTGGCGGTACCGGTTCGGGTAAGACGACGCTGCTGAACTGCCTCTCGCGCTACATCCCGACCGACGAGCGCGTCATCACGATCGAAGATGCCGCCGAACTGCAACTGCAGCAGCCGCACGTGGTGCGCCTCGAGACGCGCCCGCAGAACATCGAGGGCAAGGGCGAGGTGTCGCAGCGCGACCTCGTGAAGAACTGCCTCCGCATGCGTCCCGACCGCATCATCATTGGCGAGGTGCGCAGCGCCGAGGCCCTGGACATGCTGCAGGCGATGAACACCGGCCACGAGGGTTCGATGACCACCGTGCACGCCAACAACGCCCGCGACGCGCTGGCCCGCATCGAGGTCATGATCGCGATGGCCGGCTACGAAATTCCGATCCGCGCGCTGCGGGCGCAGGTCGCCAGCGCAATTCAGATCGTCATCCAGGCGCGCCGGTTATCGGGCGGTCGCCGTAAGGTGACGAGCGTGAGCGAGATTACCGGCATGGAAGGGGACAACATCTCCATGCACGATTTGTTCCTGTTCGAGCAGAGCGGCGTCGACGAGAACGGCCACGCTACCGGGCGGTTCATCGCCACGGGCCTGAGGCCGCGCTGTGCCGAGCGCATCGAACATCGCGGCATTTCGCTGCCGGGCGACCTGTTCACGCGCCGCGTGATCGAGATGTAGAGCGACGGAAACCTGTTGGCGGCCGGCGCGGATGGAAATGTCCGCAAAATCGGCCAACCTGGCGAAACCCGGACCGTCGAACGTCCGATGAAGGCTATGCCGGACCGTACCGCGTCCGTTCACCTATGACCACACTGATCCCCATCCTCGTGGCCGGTTGCGTCATCCTGCTGACGTGGGGCCTGATGTCGTTCTTCATCGACCCCGAACGGGCCGAGAAGCGCCAGCTCTCCAAGCGCCTCAGCAGCGACGCGCTGGCGACCAATTCTGCGTTGAAGCCGCGTCAGATCTCGCTGACGCTGGAAGACCCAACCCTGCCCGCAGCGCTGGCCCGGCTCTCGCTGATGCGCCACCTGCAACGGCGGGTCATCCAAGCCTATCCAGACGTACCGCTGAGCCGATTCCTTCTGATCGCCGTCGCCGCCGGCACCATGGGCGGGCTGACCGCCGGCGGTGTGACCGGTTCGATGTTCATGGCGGCCGTGGTGGGTGGCTTCCTGGCCTACGTGCCGTTCTTCGTGCTGAACACCAAGCGTTCGAACAAGCAAAAGCTGATCGCCGAGCAGTTGCCCGAAGCGCTCGACTTCCTGGCCCGCGTGCTGCGTGCCGGCCATAGCTTGACCACCGGTTTGCAGATGATGGGCGACGAGCTGCCCAAGCCGCTCGCGCTCGAGTTCCGCCGCTGCTACGACCAGCACTCGCTGGGCCAGCCGCTGGAGGACAGCCTGAAGGACATGATCGCACGGGTGGAATCGACCGACTTCGCGTTCTTCGTCACGTCGGTGCTCATCCAGCGCAGCACGGGTGGCGACCTGTCGGAAGTGCTGAACAACATCAGCGGCATGATCCGTGCCCGCATTCGCCTGCAGAGCCACGTGAAGGCCAAGACCGCCGAGGGCCGCTTCACCGGGTACATTCTGGTCGCGTTCCCCGCCATCATGTTCATGTTGACGTACATCATGAGCCCCGAGCACGCCAGCAAGCTGCTGCACACCGACCAGGGCCTGAAGATGCTCGGCCTGGCGTTCGGCCTGCAGGTGGTGGGGCTCTGGGCGATCAAGCGCATCACGACGGTGAAGGTGTAGGACGGTGGGCAGAGGCCTGTTTCTTGATCTTCTACTGCCCACCGTCCACTAACCACCGCCCACTGAACGAGAAGGACGACCGATGGACCAGCAACTCATACTGATCGCCTGCATCTTCGGCGCCTGCGCGATGCTCGGCTACTTCCTCACGGGCATGCTCATGGCCGGCGACGAGGCCAAGCTTCGCGACCGCCTGAGCAGCAACGCGATGGAAGACATCCAGTCGACCAGCACCGGCCGGCTGGAAGTCGGCTCGTTCATCAACCGGGTCGGGCAAGCCGCCGCCCAACCGTTCATGCCGACGGACCGCGAGAAGGTCTCGAAGATGCGGCAGGACCTGGCGATGGCCGGCGTTTACGCGCCCAGCGCCATCAAGGTGATGACCGGCGCCAAGGTGATCTGCCTCGTGCTCGGCCTGGTGATCGGCTACGTGGTGGGCAGCATGGCCGGGCTGCCGTTCCTCGGCGTGCCGGTGGGTGGGCTGATCGGGTACATGGCGCCGAAGTTGTGGTTGAAGTTCGCGATCAAGTCAAACCACACGCAACTGGCGTACGGACTGGCCGACGCGCTCGACTTGATGGTGGTCTGCGTGGAAGCGGGCCTGACGGTCGACGCCGCCATGCAGCGGGTCGGCACCGAACTGGCGCTGGCGCATCCGAACATCAGCCGCGAACTGGGCATCTGCCACATGGAGACCCGCGTGGGCCTGTCGCGGAGCGAGGCGATGAAGAACCTGGGCATTCGCACCGGCTCCGAGCCGCTGCAGGCCCTGTCGGCGATGTTGATTCAGGCCGACCGGTTTGGCACGAGCATCGCCCAGGCGCTGCGCATCCAGGCGGAAACGCTCCGCACGAAGCGCCAGCACGCCGCCGAGGAAATGGCCGCCAAGGCATCGGTGAAGATGAGCTTCCCGCTGGTGCTGTTCATCTTCCCGGCCACGTTTATCGTGCTGGCCGGCCCGGTGGTGATGGACGTGCTGAACAGCGAGATCATGAAGTAAAGGACGAACGCGAGTCACGCAGACGAAGACGAAGACGAAGACGAAGACGACGACGCGTCACGGACGCGCTAACCAACGAGGAACCGATGATGACCAAGACGAACCTGATGGTGTCCCTGATTGCCGGCCTTGCGCTGGGCGCGGGTTGCGCCACGCGGCCGCACCAGTCGCTGGACCAGAATTACGGCATGGGCCAGGACTTCGCCGCCGCCCACGCCGACGAGGGCGCGCTGGAAGATGCGATGATCTACCCACGGCACTTCGAGCACGACGCGCTGAACTCGCTCGGCCAATCGAAGCTCGCCCGGATCGCCAGCGCCGCCAAAGACGGTACCGCACCCGTCAACCTGTACTTCGACGCGCCCGCCGCCGAGCTGACCGACGCCCGCAAGGCCGTTGTCATGCAGTTCCTGGCCGAGTACGGCCTGCCGAGCGAACGCGTCACCCTTGCGGTGGGCGTGAACCCGGCAACGAAGGATCTGGCGATGTTCGGCGCCCAGCGGTTGTACACCAAGGACAAGCGTGAGCCCTTCAAAGGCAGCGAAGGTGCAAAGGGTGGCGACAAGGGTGAAGCTGCCCCGAACAAGTAGTGTCTTCCGGAGCGGAGATGCCTACAACGCGAACGAGGGACGACCTTTGCAGGCCGTCCTTCGTCTGCGTTGTTGCGCGTGTCGATAACCTGCGAGCGAACCCGACGAGTGATGCAGGAACAACTGCAGATTTCGAGACCAAGTTGGCTAACGCAGACGCGGCGTTTATTGTCTAATGGGTAGCAGGACGTCGGTGCCGTTATCGCAGGACGCGGAAACGCCATCGAGACCGAATTCGCTCAGCCGTCCCGGTGGATCTAAGTCACGATGACCGTTGTTGATACCCCCTTGGCACCGCAAGTCTCCGCACCGGCCGACGCGCCCGTTGCGGGTGGTGGACGCGCGCGCCGGGCCGTGCCCGTCACCGACCGCATCTGGCGTGATGGCAAGTTCTTCCGCCTGGGCAGTGAAAAGTTCTACGTGCGCGGCGTGACCTACGGGCCGTTCGCGCCGAACGCCGACGGCGACCCACTGCCCGGCATGGCGCAGGTGCGGCGCGATTTCGCGCAGATGAACGACCTGGGCGCCAACTGCGTCCGCATCTACCACGTGCCACCGAAATGGTTCCTGGACGAAGCGGACGCGGCCGGCATCAAGGTCTTCCTCGACGTCGCGTGGCCCAAGAATTTGAACTTCGTCGGCGATGCCGAGGTAACGCGCCAGGCCAACGACGCCGTCCGCCACGCCGCCCGCACGTGCGGCAATCACCCGGCGATGTTCGCGATCAGCGTCGTCAACGAGATACCGGCCGAGATCGTGCGGTTTGTGGGAGCCCGCAAGGTTGAGGCGTTCATCGACGACCTCGTCGAGATCGCAAAGGCCGAGGCGCCGCAGTGCCTGGTGACGTTCGCCAACTTTCCGACCACCGAATACCTTCAGCCGCGCGGCATCGACTTCGTCTGCTTCAACGTCTACCTGCACGACGACACCGTCTTCCGCAACTACCTCGCACGCCTTCAGATGATCGCCGGCGAGAAGCCGCTGATGCTCGGCGAGTACGGCATCGACACGTTCCGCGAATACTCCGAGGACGGCCAGGCCGACATTCTCGTGAAGCACGTGCGGGCGGTGTTCGACGAGGGCCTCGTCGGCACGTTCGTCTTCAGCTTCACCGACGACTGGCACACGCACGGCTACCAGATCGAAGACTGGGCCTTCGGCCTCGTGCGGCGCGATCGCTCACCAAAGCCGGCGTTCGAGGCGCTAAAGCAGATCCTGCCCCGCGTTCCGCAGGTGGCGGAGGTGACGCTGCCGAAGGTCAGCGTGGTCATCTGCTCGTATAACGGCGCCAGCACGGTCGAGACCTGTTTGGCATCGATGGAGCGCATCCGATACCCCGACTATGAGGTGGTGTTCGTCGACGATGGCAGCCGCGACAACACGCAGGAGATCCTGAAGCAGTTCCCGTGGGTCGTGAACGTGCGGCAGGAGAACAAGGGCCTGTCGTACGCGCGCAACGTGGGCGCCCGCACCGCGACCGGCGAGATCATCGTCTACACCGACAGCGACTGCGAGGCGGATGAGGATTGGCTGTACTACATCGCCCTCAGCCTCGTGCGCGGCGGGCACGGTGGCATGGGCGGGCCGAACCTCATTCCCGACGAAGGCAGCTGGGTCGCCGACTGCGTGGGCCTGAGCCCGGGCGGACCGACGCACGTGATGATCGACGACCGCACCGCCGAGCACGTGCCTGGCTGCAACATGGCGTTCTACAAGTGGGCGTTCGACCTCGTGAACGGCTTCGACAGCCAGTTCCGCAAGGCCGGTGACGACGTCGACTTCATCTGGCGCCTGCAGCACCTGGGCCACAGCATCGGCTTCTCGCCAGCGGCACAGGTGTGGCACTACCGGCGCAACAGCATCGAGGCCTACCTGAAACAACAGCGCGGCTATGGCGAGGCCGAGGCGCTGCTGAAGTACAAGCACCCCGACCACTTCAACACCCTCGGCGCCAGCCACTGGCGCGGCAAGATCTACGGCGGTGAGGCGATCGGCGTACGCGTGGGCGGCGACGTGATCTACCACGGCCTGTTTGGCACTGGCCTGTTCCAAACGATCTACCGCAAGCCCGCCTCGCTGGCCGCCATGATGTTGATGAGCATCGAGTGGCATTTGCTGTACGGCTTCACGTTCCTGCTTTCCATGGCGTTCGCGACGTTGGGCGCGTCCAACCCGGTATTCTGGATCGGGGTCGGCATGGCGATCGCGCCGATGCTGCTGGCGATCGTGGCGGCGATTCAATCGCCCATGCCGAAGCACCGCCATTGGCTCACCCGCCCGCTGATCGCTTGGCTGCACTATCGCCAGCCGATCGCGCGCGGGTGGGCGCGCTACTCGGTGCGGCTGCGGGCCAAGGTGATGAAGAGCCTGGGCAAGGGGTACCGGTGGTCGTCCGACCTGCCGTTCGACCCGTCGGACCCAAGCACGCTGCGCTATTGGAACAAGGACTACGACCGCTTCCCGCTTTTGAAGCAGATTGGTGACGACGTGCGCACCGCCGGTTGGCGTACGCGGCCTGACAGTGGCTGGAGCCCGTGGGACCTGGAGATCTACGGCAGCCGTTACACGAAGGTGCACATCATCACCGCCACCGAGCATCACCACGGCAGCGGCTACCTGACGCGCGTGCGCGTCACCTGCCGCATGAGCACCTTCTGCCGCGTGCTGATGGCGGCCTGCGCGCTGCTGGCGGGCATCTTGCTTTGGCACCTGTGGCCGTTCAGCCGACCGGCGGTGCTGATTCCGCTGGTGTGGTGGGCGATGTACGCGATCAACCGCCGCATGGTGATCGCGCCGGTCCTTGGCCTGATCGACGCCGCCGCCACCAAGGCGGGGTATTACCCGGTGCCGACGAAGAAGGCCGAGTAACCATGCAATTCTACCTGCGGGCGATCTCCTACTTCCGTGAAGACCTCGGCAAGATCATCCTCGCGCTGGTCATCATCGCGATCATGACGCTCTGCGGCTTGCTGGTGGTCTACCCGCTGTCGATCCTGGTCGATTCCGTCTTCGGACCCCACGGGCCCACCAACGCCGTGTCGGCGTTCTTCTTCCGCTTCGTGCCGGAAGGCAAGCTGGAACAGGTCATCGTGCTGGCTGCGTTCGCGTTGGTGCTGCGCTTCGTGCAGGAACTGCTGAGCATGGCCCACACGCTGCTCAACATCCAGATTGGTTACAGCGGGTTGATGCGCGTGCGCTGCGATTTGTTCCGCAAACTGCAAGCGCTGTCGCTGGCGTACCACCGCAGCCAGCCGCAGGGCGACGCAATTTACCGCCTGTCGTACGACACGTTCGGCTTCCAAACGATCCTGAACACGCTCGTGCAGACGATGCTGGTGAGCTCCGTCACGCTGATCTTCATGACCGTCATCATGCTCAGCATGAACTGGCAGCTCACGCTGCTGTCGCTGTCGATCGCGCCGCTGTTGTTCTGGACGACGAAGATCTACAGTCGAATCCTGACGAAGAAGGCCACGGAAGCGAAGGAGGTCGACACCCAGCTGACGACCACCATCCAGCGATCGGCCGCCACGATCGGCCTCGTGCAGGCCTTTAACCGTGAGGCCGACGAGTACGCCAAGTTTTCGTCGACCGTGCAGGCCTCGGTGTCGGCATACCTGCGGCTGCACTGGCAGGAGATGATTTTCTGGCTGTTCGTCGGCAACATCTTCGGCATCGGTGGGGCGCTCATTTTCGGCTACGGCGGGTACCTGGTCTACCGCGATCAGTTCCTGCTGAACCTTGGAGATAAGGGCTTCACCGTCGGCCAACTGTCGATCTTCCTCGCCTACGTCGGCATGTTGTACGGGCCGCTGAAGAACCTGTCCGGCAGCGGCGCCGCGCTGGCGGGGGGCGTGGCGGGCGTGAAGCGCGTGTTCGAGGTGATGGACCGCGACCCGATCATCAAAGATGCGCCCAACGCCATCCATCTGCCGAAGCAGCCGCGCGTGCTCACGCTCGACCACATCATCTTTGAGTACCAGAAGGGCCGGCCGGTGCTGGACGACGTGTCGTGCACCATTCGCCCGGGGCAGATGGTGGCGTTCGTCGGCCAGTCGGGCGTGGGCAAGACGACGCTGCTAAACCTGCTGCCGCGCTTTTACGATCCCGTAAGTGGCGCGTTGCGCCTGGATACCCACGACGTGCGCAACGTGCGTGTTGCGGACGTGCGCAAGCACATCGCGCTGGTGCTGCAGGAATCAGTGATCCTACCGACCACCGTCCGCGAGAACATCGCCTACGGCCGCCCCGATGCCACCGATGCCCAAATCCTCTCCGCCGCCGAGATCAGCGGCGCCGCGGTCTTCATCGACGCGCTGCCCGGCAAGTACGATGAAATGATCACCGAGGCCGGCCAGAACCTCTCCGGCGGACAAAAACAACGCATCAGCATCGCCCGCGCCCTGCTGACCGAGGCGCCGATCATCATCATGGACGAACCCACCAGCGCGCTCGACCCCGCCCACGAGCAGCACATCATCGAGACGCTGAAGCGCCTGAAGGGCCAGCGCACGATCATCCTCGTCAGCCACCGGCTCAGCACCGTCGCCGACTGCGACCAGATCTTCGTTATGGACGCCGGCAAGGTCGTGGAACGCGGGTCGCACGATGAACTGGTGAAGCAGCGGGGGCTGTACTTCAGCATGGCCAAGCACCAGATGAAGCTGCCCGATTCCGAAGCAATCGTTCATTAGAACAGGTATACTCAAGGCATGCTTACGGCGAACCTACCGTCGACGAAGCGTTTTTCGCTTACCGAGTACCACCGCCTCGTGGGGCTTGGTGCGTTTGATGGACAACGCGTCGAGTTGATCGACGGGGAGCTAATTGAGATGCCGCCGATTGGGGACGCGCACGCAATGGCGATCAGCTTGGGATTGGCGGCCCTTCAGCAGGCGTTTGGCTCCGGCTACCTCGTTCGCCCACAATTGCCCATCACGCTCGTGCCCGCATCCGAACCTGAACCGGATTTACTGGTGGTTCGAGGAACGCCTCGAGACTTTCCAAAACATCCGCGTGACGCGCTGCTGATTGTTGAAGTGAGCGATTCGACGCTGCATTACGATCAGACGCGAAAGATGTCGCTGTACGCCAAGGGTGGCATCCCCGAGTACTGGATCATCAATATTCCGGATGGCCAACTCGAAGTACATCGTGACCCGGTGGCGGATCGCGCGCGTCCGTTCGGCCGGCGTTATTCGACCGTCCTGACCTTTAAGCCCGGCCAATCGATCGCGCCGCTGGCGTTGCCGCGCAAGAAGATCGCTGTCGCTGACCTCCTTCCCTAATGGCTGGCACGCAAAAACTCCGCATCATCGTCGGTGGCATGGTTGGGCAGTTTCCGCTGGGCGGCGTTGCCTGGGACTACTTCCATTACGTCCTCGGCCTCGCCGAGCTGGGCCACGACGTCTACTACCACGAGGACACGTGGGTCTGGCCGTTCGATCCCGCAAAGCGCTACCCGACGGACGACCCGAACTACACCGTCAACTTCATCCGCGACTTCTTCAACACCTACGCACCGCACCTGAAGGACAAGTGGCACTACACGCTGCTGCACGAGACCAGCTTCGGCATGACGCGCGAGGCGTTCGACGAGGTCGCCAAGACCGCCGACGTGTTCCTCAACGTCAGCGGCGCCTGCTTCTTCCCGGACAACCTCAGCCCGCGCTGCGTGAAGGTGTTCATGGACACCGACCCCGGCTACAACCAGATCCGCCTCAGCGAGCGCTTCGCTTGGGAGGAACACGTCGACCGCTGGGTGGCGCAGGTCCGGGCGCACGATGTGCACCTGACGTACGCCGAGAACATTTACGCTGAAGACTGCGTCATGCCGCGCATGGACTTCGACTGGCGGCCGACGCGCTGCGTAGTCACGCTCGAACCGTGGCGGCAGTTCGTCGATCGCGCGCCCGCGGCCGACGCGCCGTTCACCACGGTGATGACGTGGGACTACTTCAAGGGTGCCGTCACGTACAAGGGCATCGAATACCTGACGAAGGTGAAGGAATACGACAAGTTCCACGACTTGCCGCGCCGCGTGCCGACCGTGCCGTTGGAACTGGCGATCACCGGCTACAAGTGCCCGACCGACGAGGTCCAGCGCGACGGCTGGCAGATGGCCGAGGCGTTCGCGCGCTCGCGCACGCCCGCGACGTACCTCCACTACATCGGCACCAGCGCCGGCGAGTGGTCGATCGCCAAGAACGTCTACGTCGACACGCGCAGTGGCTGGTTCAGCTGCCGCACCGCCTGCTACCTGGCCGCCGGCCGACCTGCGGTGGTGCAGGACACCGCCTGGAGCCGCTACGTCCCCAGTGGCGCCGGACTGTTCGCGTTCACCACGATGGACGAAGCCGTGGACGCCCTGCAACGCATCGCGAGCGACGCCGTGACGCAGCGCCAGCTAGCCTATGGCATCGCCCGCGACTACCTCGCGCCCGATAAGGTCCTGCCCCCCATGCTCGATGCCATCTTTGCCACCAGCGCCAAAGATGCCCCTCGGCCACCGTCACTGGGGTAGCGTGCCTCACCTTCATTCGCAACATCGTTTAGCCGCGAGCTTGCTCGCGGTGATTGCTAGGAAACATCGCGGGCAGGCCCGCGGCTAAACGGGTTCGCCAGAAGTGGGGGAAATGCACATCTCGTGACAGATACTGTTCCTCCGTCGCTCGCCCCTACTGGAACAGCTCTCGATCGGCGGTCATCTGCTCCACATGGTCCGCGAAGCAAAGTGGGCGCGCGTCCGTCTTGCGCAGGCGCACGAAGAGCGATCCCATCGCAAGCCGGTCGACGTGCCGCAGGTAGAGCGCAGCCGCCGGCACCGTGCCGAACATGAACACCTCCGGGTACGCGGCGGCGTTCTCCGGTACCGCGCCGATCTCCGCTGCCGTTTGCGACGAACCGCCGCGGGTTTCGATCTGCAGGTTCTGGATCTGCACGTCTTCGATGCGATGTCCCGGGATGCCCGAGATTACCGATGGATGCGTCGCGCCCGTGGCGACGATGTTCGACAGCACAATGCCGCGCATCTCGCCCGCCGACGTTCGCGCGCCGCTGCGCAGCCGTTCGCCAAGGCGCAGGAAGATCGGCGTGCGGGCGTTGGTCATGGTGATGTTGCTGCACGTCACGTTCCGCACGCTGCCGCCGTCCACCGTCTCCAAGGCAATCCCGCTGATGCACCGTTCGATCGGCCGCGCGTCGTTGGGGCTGTAGATCGCGCTGTTGCTGAAGCAGACGTTCTCCACGTCCTCCTCGGTCTCGGTGCCGATCTTGAACGCGTTGCAGCCGCTGTGCAGGCGGCAGTTGGTCACCGTTACATTGCGGATCGGCGTGCAGGTGCCGAACAGGTTCGTCGTCTTCAGCACGATCGCGTCGTCGCCGGTCTCAATCGTGCAGTCGGCGATCAGCACGTCGGACGAACCGTCGATGTCGATGCCGTCGGTGTTCGGGCCGTAAATCGGGTTCAGGATATCGATGCCGCGGATCTTCACGTCGCGGCAACCGACCACGTGGCACGTCCAGCTGACCGCGCCGGTCAGGTGCACGTCTCGCACCTGCACGTGCCGGCAGCGCAGGAAGGCCACCAGCCGGTTGGGCTTGGACAGCTCGCGCATGTGCTCGTACCAGAACTGGATGACGCCCACCTCGTCCACGTCCGCCCGGCTCGAGCGCGG from Tepidisphaeraceae bacterium harbors:
- a CDS encoding type II secretion system F family protein, which translates into the protein MDQQLILIACIFGACAMLGYFLTGMLMAGDEAKLRDRLSSNAMEDIQSTSTGRLEVGSFINRVGQAAAQPFMPTDREKVSKMRQDLAMAGVYAPSAIKVMTGAKVICLVLGLVIGYVVGSMAGLPFLGVPVGGLIGYMAPKLWLKFAIKSNHTQLAYGLADALDLMVVCVEAGLTVDAAMQRVGTELALAHPNISRELGICHMETRVGLSRSEAMKNLGIRTGSEPLQALSAMLIQADRFGTSIAQALRIQAETLRTKRQHAAEEMAAKASVKMSFPLVLFIFPATFIVLAGPVVMDVLNSEIMK
- a CDS encoding glycosyl hydrolase family 28 protein, translated to MDYSITAYRAAGDGETEDTIAVQAAIDACAAAGGGRVVVPPGVYMIGTVQLKDRVELHLERGATLRGIFNGDSYRAIDPQHQRMTALVFARDAVDVAITGGGTIDGQGSRYWRKLDAPRSSRADVDEVGVIQFWYEHMRELSKPNRLVAFLRCRHVQVRDVHLTGAVSWTCHVVGCRDVKIRGIDILNPIYGPNTDGIDIDGSSDVLIADCTIETGDDAIVLKTTNLFGTCTPIRNVTVTNCRLHSGCNAFKIGTETEEDVENVCFSNSAIYSPNDARPIERCISGIALETVDGGSVRNVTCSNITMTNARTPIFLRLGERLRSGARTSAGEMRGIVLSNIVATGATHPSVISGIPGHRIEDVQIQNLQIETRGGSSQTAAEIGAVPENAAAYPEVFMFGTVPAAALYLRHVDRLAMGSLFVRLRKTDARPLCFADHVEQMTADRELFQ
- a CDS encoding glycosyltransferase; translated protein: MTVVDTPLAPQVSAPADAPVAGGGRARRAVPVTDRIWRDGKFFRLGSEKFYVRGVTYGPFAPNADGDPLPGMAQVRRDFAQMNDLGANCVRIYHVPPKWFLDEADAAGIKVFLDVAWPKNLNFVGDAEVTRQANDAVRHAARTCGNHPAMFAISVVNEIPAEIVRFVGARKVEAFIDDLVEIAKAEAPQCLVTFANFPTTEYLQPRGIDFVCFNVYLHDDTVFRNYLARLQMIAGEKPLMLGEYGIDTFREYSEDGQADILVKHVRAVFDEGLVGTFVFSFTDDWHTHGYQIEDWAFGLVRRDRSPKPAFEALKQILPRVPQVAEVTLPKVSVVICSYNGASTVETCLASMERIRYPDYEVVFVDDGSRDNTQEILKQFPWVVNVRQENKGLSYARNVGARTATGEIIVYTDSDCEADEDWLYYIALSLVRGGHGGMGGPNLIPDEGSWVADCVGLSPGGPTHVMIDDRTAEHVPGCNMAFYKWAFDLVNGFDSQFRKAGDDVDFIWRLQHLGHSIGFSPAAQVWHYRRNSIEAYLKQQRGYGEAEALLKYKHPDHFNTLGASHWRGKIYGGEAIGVRVGGDVIYHGLFGTGLFQTIYRKPASLAAMMLMSIEWHLLYGFTFLLSMAFATLGASNPVFWIGVGMAIAPMLLAIVAAIQSPMPKHRHWLTRPLIAWLHYRQPIARGWARYSVRLRAKVMKSLGKGYRWSSDLPFDPSDPSTLRYWNKDYDRFPLLKQIGDDVRTAGWRTRPDSGWSPWDLEIYGSRYTKVHIITATEHHHGSGYLTRVRVTCRMSTFCRVLMAACALLAGILLWHLWPFSRPAVLIPLVWWAMYAINRRMVIAPVLGLIDAAATKAGYYPVPTKKAE
- a CDS encoding type II secretion system F family protein, encoding MTTLIPILVAGCVILLTWGLMSFFIDPERAEKRQLSKRLSSDALATNSALKPRQISLTLEDPTLPAALARLSLMRHLQRRVIQAYPDVPLSRFLLIAVAAGTMGGLTAGGVTGSMFMAAVVGGFLAYVPFFVLNTKRSNKQKLIAEQLPEALDFLARVLRAGHSLTTGLQMMGDELPKPLALEFRRCYDQHSLGQPLEDSLKDMIARVESTDFAFFVTSVLIQRSTGGDLSEVLNNISGMIRARIRLQSHVKAKTAEGRFTGYILVAFPAIMFMLTYIMSPEHASKLLHTDQGLKMLGLAFGLQVVGLWAIKRITTVKV
- a CDS encoding CpaF family protein, which produces MGLFSRSSSSAAVLPTPAPAAPAAHANGASPAGKGGLFAANGAAAATLPSAEAARPANGSSLTPPSRNTAGVVVPLTERQVYLQQLKVRIHQQLVDRLDVQNLKTLPADTVRHEVRNLVRTLCEHEKGLITGGEQERLMDEVMDETFGLGPLETLLKDSAISDILVNRFDRIYVEKKGRLEEVETRFRDNAHLRQIIDRIVAQVGRRVDETSPMVDARLPDGSRVNAIIPPLALDGPAMSIRRFGSKPLQLEDLIRHGAFPAAVMDFLSAAVQARCNVLISGGTGSGKTTLLNCLSRYIPTDERVITIEDAAELQLQQPHVVRLETRPQNIEGKGEVSQRDLVKNCLRMRPDRIIIGEVRSAEALDMLQAMNTGHEGSMTTVHANNARDALARIEVMIAMAGYEIPIRALRAQVASAIQIVIQARRLSGGRRKVTSVSEITGMEGDNISMHDLFLFEQSGVDENGHATGRFIATGLRPRCAERIEHRGISLPGDLFTRRVIEM
- a CDS encoding Uma2 family endonuclease, whose product is MLTANLPSTKRFSLTEYHRLVGLGAFDGQRVELIDGELIEMPPIGDAHAMAISLGLAALQQAFGSGYLVRPQLPITLVPASEPEPDLLVVRGTPRDFPKHPRDALLIVEVSDSTLHYDQTRKMSLYAKGGIPEYWIINIPDGQLEVHRDPVADRARPFGRRYSTVLTFKPGQSIAPLALPRKKIAVADLLP
- a CDS encoding ABC transporter ATP-binding protein, with product MQFYLRAISYFREDLGKIILALVIIAIMTLCGLLVVYPLSILVDSVFGPHGPTNAVSAFFFRFVPEGKLEQVIVLAAFALVLRFVQELLSMAHTLLNIQIGYSGLMRVRCDLFRKLQALSLAYHRSQPQGDAIYRLSYDTFGFQTILNTLVQTMLVSSVTLIFMTVIMLSMNWQLTLLSLSIAPLLFWTTKIYSRILTKKATEAKEVDTQLTTTIQRSAATIGLVQAFNREADEYAKFSSTVQASVSAYLRLHWQEMIFWLFVGNIFGIGGALIFGYGGYLVYRDQFLLNLGDKGFTVGQLSIFLAYVGMLYGPLKNLSGSGAALAGGVAGVKRVFEVMDRDPIIKDAPNAIHLPKQPRVLTLDHIIFEYQKGRPVLDDVSCTIRPGQMVAFVGQSGVGKTTLLNLLPRFYDPVSGALRLDTHDVRNVRVADVRKHIALVLQESVILPTTVRENIAYGRPDATDAQILSAAEISGAAVFIDALPGKYDEMITEAGQNLSGGQKQRISIARALLTEAPIIIMDEPTSALDPAHEQHIIETLKRLKGQRTIILVSHRLSTVADCDQIFVMDAGKVVERGSHDELVKQRGLYFSMAKHQMKLPDSEAIVH